From Primulina huaijiensis isolate GDHJ02 chromosome 15, ASM1229523v2, whole genome shotgun sequence, one genomic window encodes:
- the LOC140958702 gene encoding uncharacterized protein, translating to MIIMQFLAQRVFIPKVLSIVLFHGQSSIEPSYAAASTLWFTKVVCTILVNHSQSLSVFDSDYFRKNLNPFLAFGVIHHLSYRLKDPESAFRFFQYLRINLNIIHWESTFYLLLNSLCHMGLHDSAKLVYEHMKTDGFFPQNSTLDFLVSSFVNAGRFKMAEEILIAKAEFCSEKGEIVGSFVHNNFLSLLVGRDRLDEAVSFFKGHILRLRSFCPDTCSFNIVMRGLCQVGKVEKAFEFFNAMESFGCLPDLITYNTLINGLCRVGNVDRAQLLLREVELYCEFSPDVVTYTSVISGYCKSGRMEKAAALFDEMIQRGTRPNLFTFNVVIDGFSKKGDSDSALMMYERVLNGGLKPDVVTFTSIIDSHCRTGDVDKSMKLWDEMNKRQVSPNAFTFSILINALCKANRLNESRDLLRQLNLRKDVIPSPFIYNPVIDGFCKAGNLDEANAIVAEMEAKGCVHDKMTFTILILGHCMKGRTFEAIDIYKKMLSVGCAPDNITMSSLTSCLRKAGMASEANEIELSASNSTKSGLSSLDKTKHLMSNMNIPVAV from the coding sequence atgataataatgcaatTTTTGGCTCAGAGGGTTTTCATTCCCAAGGTTTTATCCATAGTTCTGTTCCACGGTCAATCCTCCATAGAGCCATCCTACGCCGCGGCATCCACTCTCTGGTTTACTAAAGTTGTATGCACTATTTTGGTTAACCACTCTCAGTCCCTTTCTGTTTTTGACTCTGATTATTTTCGCAAAAATTTGAATCCGTTCTTAGCTTTTGGCGTGATTCATCATTTAAGCTATAGATTGAAAGACCCAGAATCGGCATTTAGATTTTTTCAGTATTTGAGGATTAATCTGAATATCATTCATTGGGAATCCACTTTTTATTTGCTTTTGAATTCACTTTGTCACATGGGTCTTCATGATTCTGCTAAACTAGTGTATGAGCACATGAAAACTGATGGATTTTTTCCCCAAAACTCAACTTTGGATTTTCTCGTTTCCTCCTTTGTGAATGCTGGGAGATTTAAAATGGCAGAAGAAATTTTGATCGCAAAAGCTGAATTTTGTAGTGAGAAAGGGGAAATAGTTGGCTCCTTTGTACATAACAATTTTTTGAGCTTGTTAGTAGGTAGAGATCGGTTAGACGAGGCAGTTAGTTTCTTCAAAGGTCATATATTGAGATTACGGAGCTTTTGCCCTGACACTTGTAGTTTTAACATTGTAATGCGAGGATTATGCCAAGTTGGGAAAGTCGAGAAggcttttgaattttttaatgcCATGGAAAGTTTTGGTTGTCTCCCGGACCTTATCACTTATAATACCCTAATTAATGGGTTGTGTAGAGTTGGTAATGTGGACAGAGCTCAGTTGCTACTGAGAGAAGTTGAGTTATATTGTGAGTTTTCACCGGACGTTGTGACTTACACATCAGTTATATCTGGCTATTGCAAATCAGGTAGGATGGAGAAAGCTGCTGCTCTTTTTGATGAGATGATTCAACGTGGAACTAGACCAAATTTGTTCACGTTTAATGTTGTTATTGATGGTTTTAGCAAAAAGGGTGATTCAGACTCTGCATTAATGATGTATGAAAGAGTGCTCAATGGTGGCCTTAAACCTGATGTTGTCACGTTCACCTCTATTATTGATAGTCATTGTAGGACTGGAGATGTGGACAAAAGCATGAAGCTCTGGGATGAGATGAATAAGCGTCAGGTGTCTCCTAATGCATTTACATTTTCCATTCTAATTAATGCTCTGTGTAAGGCAAATAGATTAAACGAATCTCGGGATTTATTAAGGCAGTTGAACCTTAGAAAAGACGTTATCCCCTCGCCGTTTATTTATAACCCCGTGATTGATGGGTTTTGTAAAGCTGGCAACCTTGATGAGGCAAATGCCATTGTTGCAGAAATGGAGGCAAAGGGGTGCGTCCATGATAAGATGACATTCACCATTCTTATTCTGGGGCATTGTATGAAAGGGAGAACGTTTGAAGCTATAGACATATATAAAAAGATGTTGTCAGTGGGTTGTGCACCGGATAATATTACCATGAGTTCTTTGACTTCTTGCCTCAGAAAGGCAGGTATGGCGAGTGAAGCCAATGAAATAGAGCTATCTGCGTCAAACAGTACGAAGTCGGGTTTATCATCATTAGATAAAACCAAACATTTGATGAGTAACATGAATATTCCGGTGGCTGTTTAG